A section of the Leptospira kobayashii genome encodes:
- a CDS encoding DUF4180 domain-containing protein — MNLHKVIENNIEIVSVNSKEILITDTQSALDLMATIRYEADCDRFILNKNNITEYFFELKTGLAGSILQKVINYQLKLAIIGDFSIYTSKSLKDFIYEMNSGKDIFFLENEEQAIERLAKV, encoded by the coding sequence AAGGTAATCGAAAATAATATAGAAATTGTATCGGTAAATAGCAAAGAAATACTAATTACCGACACTCAGTCCGCATTGGATCTTATGGCTACAATCAGATATGAAGCGGACTGTGATCGATTCATTCTCAATAAAAACAATATAACCGAATACTTCTTCGAATTGAAAACCGGACTTGCCGGTAGTATATTGCAAAAAGTCATCAACTACCAATTGAAGCTAGCTATCATAGGAGATTTCTCAATCTATACAAGTAAAAGTTTAAAGGATTTCATCTATGAGATGAACTCAGGCAAAGATATTTTTTTTCTGGAAAACGAAGAGCAAGCAATAGAAAGACTAGCCAAAGTTTGA
- a CDS encoding SRPBCC family protein: MIKNSDETIIQDNKVIYNRYFDVPIDLVFEVWSSHEHLSQWWGPDGFTLTTKSMDFSNGGIWDFIMHGPDGHDYKNKIQFIDIKRPHHIYYKHIGDGEGTEDVDFQSKIIFKEAGEGTNLTMEQIFPSKEELERVNKKYGAIEGGKQHLGNLSKYLETLK; the protein is encoded by the coding sequence GTGATAAAAAATAGTGATGAAACAATCATTCAAGACAATAAGGTTATTTATAACAGATACTTTGACGTACCAATCGATCTTGTATTTGAGGTATGGTCATCTCATGAACATCTTTCCCAGTGGTGGGGGCCGGACGGTTTTACGTTAACGACAAAGAGTATGGATTTCTCGAATGGTGGGATTTGGGACTTTATCATGCATGGTCCCGATGGACATGACTATAAAAACAAAATCCAATTTATAGACATTAAGAGACCTCATCATATTTACTATAAACATATAGGTGACGGTGAAGGCACTGAGGATGTTGATTTTCAATCAAAGATTATATTTAAAGAAGCCGGCGAAGGAACAAATCTGACAATGGAACAGATTTTCCCTAGCAAAGAGGAGCTTGAAAGAGTTAATAAAAAATACGGTGCGATCGAAGGTGGCAAACAACATCTTGGAAACCTCAGCAAGTATTTGGAGACGTTAAAATGA
- a CDS encoding ArsR/SmtB family transcription factor: MNAFAALADDTRRGIVRLVAKRGELTSTEISRNFRMSSPAISQHLKVLKEAKVLRMKKEAQKRIYSLDDSGIGEMEDWLLDIRNLWNKRLDNLEKYLLKIKKEKLRDKK, encoded by the coding sequence ATGAATGCCTTTGCCGCTTTGGCGGACGATACGAGAAGAGGGATTGTGAGATTGGTCGCCAAGAGAGGGGAGCTTACCTCGACGGAGATTAGTCGAAATTTCAGGATGAGCTCTCCCGCTATTTCGCAGCACTTAAAAGTATTAAAAGAAGCGAAAGTCCTACGTATGAAGAAGGAGGCGCAAAAACGTATCTACAGCCTTGATGACTCGGGAATAGGTGAAATGGAAGATTGGTTATTAGATATTAGAAACTTATGGAATAAACGTTTAGATAACTTGGAAAAATATTTATTAAAAATCAAGAAGGAGAAACTCCGTGATAAAAAATAG
- a CDS encoding DUF4256 domain-containing protein: MKSNKKELSPKQTEELLGTLKARFEKNMNRHKGLSWNKIQTKLEANSEKLWSLNEMETTGGEPDVVGHDKKTGEFIFYDCSAESPNGRRSVCYDREALESRKEHKPKNNAIDMAIAMGIELLTEEDYRELQELGDFDTKTSSWVKTPSAIRKLGGALFCDCRYDHVFVYHNGAESYYAARGFRGSLKV; this comes from the coding sequence ATGAAAAGTAATAAGAAAGAGTTATCCCCAAAACAAACGGAAGAACTACTCGGCACATTGAAAGCTCGTTTTGAAAAAAACATGAATCGCCATAAAGGTCTTTCATGGAATAAAATACAAACAAAGCTGGAAGCTAATTCTGAAAAACTTTGGTCGCTTAATGAAATGGAAACAACCGGAGGTGAACCGGATGTTGTCGGTCATGATAAAAAGACAGGCGAGTTTATTTTTTATGATTGTTCGGCGGAAAGCCCTAATGGTCGGAGAAGTGTTTGTTATGATCGTGAGGCTCTGGAATCCAGGAAAGAGCATAAGCCGAAAAATAATGCCATTGATATGGCAATTGCAATGGGCATCGAACTTTTAACGGAAGAAGATTATCGGGAGTTGCAGGAACTGGGAGATTTCGATACGAAAACTTCAAGCTGGGTGAAAACACCTTCTGCTATTAGAAAACTTGGCGGCGCTCTCTTCTGTGATTGCCGTTACGACCATGTCTTCGTGTATCATAACGGTGCGGAATCTTATTATGCAGCAAGAGGGTTTCGCGGCTCCCTAAAGGTTTAA